In Halorientalis sp. LT38, a genomic segment contains:
- a CDS encoding DUF7577 domain-containing protein: protein MEVWTWIVAYIVGFSLLQLLVYRYFRDSEPSAEGASGSREQYAAAADGLERDASSRRAGDEDGTVCQHCGTFNEHEATYRYCKHCVSPLR from the coding sequence ATGGAGGTCTGGACCTGGATCGTGGCGTACATCGTCGGGTTCAGTCTGCTCCAGCTGCTGGTCTACCGGTACTTCCGGGACAGCGAGCCGTCGGCGGAGGGGGCCTCGGGGTCGCGCGAGCAGTACGCGGCCGCGGCCGACGGACTGGAGCGAGACGCGTCGAGTCGACGGGCGGGCGACGAGGACGGCACGGTCTGCCAACACTGTGGCACGTTCAACGAACACGAGGCGACGTACCGCTACTGCAAACACTGCGTCTCCCCGCTGCGGTAG
- a CDS encoding PH domain-containing protein — protein MTNRPNAETDSPEHRPAPGRDPDDVDDVDDPDVGPGVSTGDEVLYQTHPTVRPVLLLMALTLVGAVVVAAVLATNPDVVGGDDLATLLLGVVGTVTVLVLLKQLIKVFVIRRTTYTITASGLRREYELFYRQRVREIPVHQLRGHEYVQSRVQTLLGYGTIRMLTGGTNRSLGFVEFEHIDDPAGVREALQTVAGE, from the coding sequence ATGACAAACCGACCGAACGCCGAAACCGATAGCCCGGAGCATCGTCCCGCACCCGGACGCGACCCCGACGACGTCGACGATGTCGACGACCCCGACGTCGGACCGGGAGTGTCAACTGGTGACGAAGTGCTCTACCAGACGCATCCGACCGTACGACCGGTACTGTTACTCATGGCGCTGACGCTCGTCGGCGCCGTCGTCGTCGCTGCCGTGCTCGCGACGAACCCGGACGTGGTCGGCGGCGACGACCTCGCGACGTTGTTGCTGGGGGTCGTCGGTACTGTTACCGTCTTGGTACTGTTGAAGCAGCTCATCAAGGTGTTCGTGATTCGGCGGACGACGTACACCATCACAGCGTCGGGGCTCCGCCGTGAGTACGAACTGTTCTACCGACAACGGGTGCGGGAGATTCCGGTTCACCAGTTGCGTGGACACGAATACGTCCAGAGCCGAGTCCAGACGCTTCTGGGATACGGGACGATACGGATGTTGACCGGCGGCACCAATCGGAGCCTCGGTTTCGTCGAGTTCGAACACATCGATGACCCGGCAGGGGTCCGCGAAGCGCTCCAGACCGTTGCCGGAGAGTGA
- a CDS encoding PQQ-binding-like beta-propeller repeat protein: MRRREMLGTVGIGVGSVGVGGCLRLQGEDEEPTADGETSDTGVNDENRDGGEDGAGEATLVENWTAEPGIEYIWTDGGTFYFNGYNAAAEAAHGSGLQWADDVSYDGATDNLAADAFGTDGRYVVFGYIPDPDGYETIGGHFHAYDAVSEEKVWTFGAPSDGKHNFAIGATVVDDVAVVATTDYGPRSEQEPLVAGIDLATGEELWRTDRSTLPRSYVQYLGSFGGSVYVGMRSEGAYVLDPDTGSLRAVREDWDVMKIYGESCGQIHGQTFFAASRRNGIGAYPIGDTGVSWRNGDVGTASTAPAVDNSLVVVGTDSGDVHALDRETGESQWDTNIGTTVGAVTTSALRVWVADRDTGLTAYDRSDGTRVHRSTKPVNRSALAVIDDVLLLGGNGARAYWIE, encoded by the coding sequence ATGCGACGGCGGGAAATGCTGGGAACGGTCGGGATCGGAGTCGGGTCCGTCGGGGTTGGCGGATGCCTCCGCCTCCAGGGCGAGGACGAGGAGCCGACGGCCGACGGAGAGACGAGTGACACTGGGGTGAACGACGAGAACCGCGACGGTGGCGAGGACGGGGCCGGCGAGGCCACGCTGGTCGAGAACTGGACGGCCGAACCGGGAATCGAGTACATCTGGACCGACGGTGGGACGTTCTACTTCAACGGATACAACGCCGCCGCGGAGGCGGCCCACGGAAGCGGCCTCCAGTGGGCGGACGACGTGTCGTACGACGGCGCGACGGACAATCTCGCCGCGGACGCGTTCGGAACGGACGGTCGGTACGTCGTCTTCGGGTACATCCCGGACCCGGACGGCTACGAGACGATCGGCGGCCACTTCCACGCGTACGACGCGGTCTCAGAGGAGAAAGTCTGGACCTTCGGGGCGCCGTCGGACGGCAAACACAACTTCGCCATCGGCGCGACGGTCGTCGACGACGTCGCCGTCGTCGCCACGACCGACTACGGTCCCCGCTCCGAACAGGAGCCGCTCGTCGCTGGGATCGACCTCGCGACCGGCGAGGAACTGTGGCGGACCGACCGGTCGACGCTCCCGCGATCGTACGTCCAGTATCTCGGGAGCTTCGGCGGTTCGGTCTACGTCGGTATGCGATCTGAGGGCGCATACGTTCTAGACCCTGACACCGGGTCGCTGAGGGCGGTCCGCGAAGACTGGGACGTAATGAAGATCTACGGCGAGTCCTGTGGGCAGATTCACGGCCAGACGTTCTTCGCGGCGAGCCGCCGGAATGGCATCGGCGCGTACCCGATCGGGGACACCGGCGTGTCGTGGCGGAACGGCGACGTCGGGACGGCCTCCACGGCACCGGCGGTAGACAACTCGCTCGTGGTCGTCGGGACGGATTCGGGCGACGTCCACGCTCTCGATCGCGAGACCGGCGAGTCGCAGTGGGACACGAACATCGGGACCACGGTCGGCGCCGTTACGACCTCCGCCCTCCGAGTCTGGGTCGCCGACAGAGACACCGGCCTCACCGCCTACGACCGCTCTGACGGGACCCGCGTCCACCGGTCGACGAAGCCGGTGAACCGGTCCGCCCTCGCGGTCATCGACGACGTCCTGTTACTCGGTGGCAAC
- a CDS encoding PQQ-binding-like beta-propeller repeat protein — translation MIGLSTFGGCLRLIENDGSEDGGGVPGETENGGPATDGENGGGNSGDEITGVELAPNWSKRVSAVTAADDDFFIRKGFTDLLRVRPDGREVFTSEFVDDGMLMVGSGRSNTLAAGDSGIYVGAGAREEGAGARMYALDPETGEQQWSHREPTDGLHDGLRAGTKTDDLVLYASQSSGSGDDQEPIIRALDPADGEERWHIRREGGFVNGLAVADDRLFVQETFGLYVYRLSTQELLSEKRVSIGFSQIVADDDLLIVPGDTVRALSLPSGDERWSVETGRAVSTTPGVGAGGVFVGTESGYVLGFDRKSGEERWENRVDGVVEHPLIVADGLVWVATERGDLAAFDAGTGEQAYAGEVAPDFQFTVQNGVLIDDERGTAYEIRRT, via the coding sequence GTGATCGGGCTCTCGACCTTCGGCGGCTGTCTTCGACTGATCGAAAACGACGGGAGCGAGGACGGCGGCGGGGTGCCGGGCGAAACCGAAAACGGGGGGCCAGCAACCGACGGCGAGAACGGCGGTGGCAACAGTGGGGACGAGATAACCGGAGTCGAACTCGCGCCGAACTGGTCGAAACGGGTGAGCGCCGTCACGGCGGCCGACGATGACTTCTTCATCCGCAAGGGTTTCACGGACCTCCTGCGTGTGCGACCGGACGGTCGAGAGGTATTCACGAGCGAGTTCGTGGACGACGGCATGCTTATGGTCGGTTCCGGACGCTCGAACACGCTCGCTGCCGGGGACAGCGGCATCTACGTCGGGGCGGGCGCACGAGAGGAGGGCGCGGGGGCGCGAATGTACGCACTCGACCCTGAGACCGGTGAGCAGCAGTGGTCCCACCGGGAGCCCACAGACGGCCTCCACGACGGTTTGCGCGCCGGGACAAAAACCGACGACCTCGTCCTGTACGCGAGCCAGAGTAGCGGATCGGGCGACGATCAAGAACCGATCATACGGGCGCTGGACCCCGCGGACGGCGAGGAGCGGTGGCACATTCGACGCGAGGGCGGCTTCGTCAACGGACTCGCCGTGGCCGATGACCGGCTGTTCGTCCAGGAGACCTTCGGCCTGTACGTGTACCGCCTCTCGACCCAGGAGTTGCTCTCGGAGAAACGAGTCTCGATCGGGTTCAGTCAGATCGTCGCGGACGACGACCTGTTGATCGTCCCGGGCGACACGGTCAGGGCGCTATCACTCCCGTCGGGCGACGAGCGGTGGTCGGTCGAGACAGGGCGAGCGGTCAGTACGACGCCGGGTGTCGGCGCTGGCGGTGTTTTCGTCGGCACTGAGTCCGGGTACGTGCTCGGTTTCGACCGGAAGAGCGGCGAGGAACGCTGGGAGAATCGGGTCGATGGCGTCGTCGAACACCCGCTGATCGTGGCCGACGGACTCGTCTGGGTCGCCACCGAGCGCGGCGACCTCGCGGCGTTCGACGCGGGAACTGGCGAGCAGGCGTACGCGGGGGAGGTCGCGCCCGACTTCCAGTTCACCGTCCAAAACGGCGTCCTCATCGACGACGAACGCGGTACCGCCTACGAGATACGACGAACGTGA
- a CDS encoding HAMP domain-containing sensor histidine kinase, which translates to MDWVDVDEWVIDPFFEWIVPVVSLVLLGLLIGVVRMQVSEPFFQALDLVLPALFVTLIVWQGLKLHGSGLTTDDRRTVAIWYAMGIYTMVGLGGWTILLNLLGQTVPTGVEALTEVVAGGFFGLLVGVAQVRAKQNAEAATQARLEQEFLERQQETNEVLNRILRHHLLNGLTVIRGQAQLLDDRVDDEGGEYAATVIDRADEMTATIEEISDITRTLTGEPDLRPVDLGAVLGEELAALRERYPDVTVGVDGDLPADCTVRADDLLGRALANVLSNAVEHNDSVAPQVTVTVECEAEAVVVSVADDGPGIPEEVRADVFEPSERGLESDGEGLGLFLTASLVEQYGGRIWLGDGTDGTVVNLELPR; encoded by the coding sequence ATGGACTGGGTGGACGTCGACGAGTGGGTCATCGACCCCTTCTTCGAGTGGATCGTCCCCGTCGTGAGTCTCGTCCTGCTGGGGCTGCTCATCGGCGTGGTACGGATGCAGGTGTCGGAGCCGTTCTTCCAGGCGCTCGACCTGGTCCTGCCGGCGCTTTTCGTGACGCTGATCGTCTGGCAGGGGCTGAAACTCCACGGGAGCGGGCTGACCACCGACGACCGCCGGACCGTCGCGATCTGGTACGCCATGGGGATCTACACGATGGTCGGCCTGGGCGGCTGGACGATCCTCTTGAACCTGCTGGGCCAGACCGTCCCGACGGGCGTCGAGGCGCTGACGGAAGTGGTCGCCGGCGGCTTCTTCGGCCTGCTGGTCGGGGTGGCACAGGTCCGGGCGAAGCAAAACGCCGAGGCGGCGACCCAGGCCCGCCTCGAACAGGAGTTCCTCGAGCGCCAGCAGGAGACCAACGAGGTCCTGAACCGGATCCTGCGCCACCACCTGCTGAACGGGCTGACGGTCATCCGCGGGCAGGCGCAACTGCTCGACGACCGGGTCGACGACGAGGGCGGCGAGTACGCCGCGACGGTGATCGACCGGGCCGACGAGATGACCGCCACGATCGAGGAGATCAGCGACATCACGCGGACGCTCACGGGCGAACCGGACCTGCGGCCGGTCGACCTCGGGGCCGTTCTCGGCGAGGAACTCGCGGCGCTCCGGGAGCGCTACCCGGACGTGACCGTCGGGGTCGACGGCGACCTCCCCGCGGACTGCACGGTCCGGGCCGACGACCTGCTGGGACGGGCCCTCGCGAACGTCCTCTCGAACGCCGTCGAGCACAACGACAGCGTCGCCCCGCAGGTGACGGTCACGGTCGAGTGCGAGGCGGAGGCGGTCGTGGTGTCGGTCGCCGACGACGGCCCCGGCATCCCCGAGGAGGTCCGAGCGGACGTCTTCGAGCCGAGCGAACGGGGCCTCGAGAGCGACGGCGAGGGGCTGGGCCTCTTCCTGACGGCGTCGCTGGTCGAACAGTACGGCGGCCGGATCTGGCTCGGTGACGGGACCGACGGGACGGTCGTCAACCTCGAACTCCCGCGGTAG
- a CDS encoding histidinol-phosphatase HisJ family protein has protein sequence MDRDYHVHSTYSDGRFLFQMVRAAAEAGLSGVGIADHCNVSDREAISEQKHLLGFNLDQTYERRRAAIQRLREEHDVAIYDGVEMDYHPDEEAAIREFLETADFQYSIGSVHYLDGVNVHVEPYFAEQSERDREAAVEKYFDHLVALIESELFDVAAHVDLVERNPELRGFATEEHYRRVAEALTDSRTIPELNAGRALDEYGEFHPGPAFLDVLAEHDVDLTVGTDSHKPEEIGERVSHVERYLAARGIEPVTLSL, from the coding sequence ATGGATCGGGACTACCACGTCCACTCGACGTACTCGGACGGCCGCTTCCTGTTCCAGATGGTCAGGGCCGCCGCCGAGGCGGGCCTGTCGGGCGTGGGCATCGCCGACCACTGCAACGTCTCCGACCGGGAGGCGATCAGCGAGCAGAAACACCTGCTCGGCTTCAACCTCGACCAGACCTACGAACGCCGTCGGGCGGCCATCCAGCGCCTCCGCGAGGAGCACGACGTGGCCATCTACGACGGCGTCGAGATGGACTACCATCCCGACGAGGAGGCGGCGATCCGCGAGTTCCTCGAGACCGCCGACTTCCAGTACTCGATCGGGAGCGTCCACTACCTCGACGGCGTCAACGTCCACGTCGAGCCCTACTTCGCCGAGCAGTCAGAACGCGACCGCGAGGCAGCGGTCGAGAAGTACTTCGACCACCTCGTCGCCCTGATCGAGTCGGAACTGTTCGACGTGGCCGCCCACGTCGACCTGGTCGAGCGCAACCCCGAACTGCGCGGGTTCGCGACCGAGGAGCACTACCGACGGGTGGCCGAGGCCCTGACCGATTCGCGGACGATCCCGGAACTCAACGCCGGGCGCGCGCTCGACGAGTACGGCGAGTTCCACCCCGGGCCGGCCTTTCTGGACGTGCTCGCGGAGCACGACGTGGACCTGACGGTCGGCACCGATTCCCACAAACCGGAAGAGATCGGCGAGCGCGTCTCCCACGTCGAGCGGTACCTCGCCGCCCGCGGGATCGAACCCGTGACGCTCTCGCTCTAG
- a CDS encoding hemolysin family protein, producing the protein MNALELWLRLAAGVGLILANGFFVAIEFALTRVRQYPKAEFDQPGLRRAWEMTSDLEIYLTSCQVGITASSIAVGIVAEPALAAVFEPYFANSTLASVGAGGILAFLVINLLHLTHGEQTPTYLGVERTKFVARWGATPLYWFARLISPIITIGDSVAKWTLELFGVEMTGAWLETEEEIVESRADLRNRLDSLLERGDVSEERREEIRNALTVGEEPISAVMTPTEEILFLSTTVSVAENLNRIGASPHTRFPLVGDAPDDFRGIVYVPSVIDRIDDLQAGEATFADVAAPPMTMAPETTISDAVDQFQAESQELALVLSEGEVVGLLTATDALEAVMGDIEDPLDESTDLAAEGRRRD; encoded by the coding sequence ATGAACGCACTCGAGCTCTGGCTCCGGCTGGCGGCCGGGGTGGGCCTGATCCTGGCGAACGGGTTCTTCGTCGCCATCGAGTTCGCCCTGACGCGCGTCCGCCAGTACCCGAAGGCGGAGTTCGACCAGCCGGGCCTGCGGCGAGCCTGGGAGATGACCAGCGACCTGGAGATCTACCTGACGAGCTGTCAGGTGGGGATCACCGCCTCCTCCATCGCGGTGGGGATCGTCGCCGAGCCGGCGCTGGCGGCCGTCTTCGAGCCGTACTTCGCGAACTCGACGCTGGCCTCCGTCGGCGCCGGCGGGATCCTCGCCTTCCTCGTCATCAACCTGCTCCACCTGACCCACGGCGAGCAGACGCCGACGTACCTCGGCGTCGAGCGCACGAAGTTCGTCGCCCGCTGGGGCGCGACGCCGCTGTACTGGTTCGCCCGGCTCATCTCGCCCATCATCACGATCGGGGACTCGGTCGCGAAGTGGACGCTCGAACTGTTCGGCGTCGAGATGACCGGCGCCTGGCTGGAGACGGAAGAGGAGATCGTCGAGTCCCGCGCGGACCTGCGCAACCGGCTCGATTCCCTGCTCGAACGCGGCGACGTCTCCGAGGAACGCCGCGAGGAGATCCGCAACGCCCTCACCGTCGGCGAGGAGCCCATCTCGGCGGTCATGACCCCGACCGAGGAGATCCTCTTCCTCTCCACGACCGTCTCGGTCGCGGAGAACCTGAATCGCATCGGCGCCAGCCCCCACACCCGCTTCCCGCTGGTCGGCGACGCACCCGACGACTTCCGCGGCATCGTCTACGTCCCCTCGGTGATCGACCGGATCGACGACCTCCAGGCCGGCGAGGCGACCTTCGCGGACGTCGCCGCGCCGCCGATGACGATGGCGCCCGAGACGACCATCAGCGACGCCGTCGACCAGTTCCAGGCCGAGAGCCAGGAACTGGCGCTGGTCCTCTCGGAGGGCGAGGTCGTGGGCCTGCTCACCGCCACCGACGCCCTCGAGGCCGTCATGGGCGACATCGAGGACCCGCTGGACGAGTCGACCGACCTCGCCGCCGAGGGCCGCCGTCGAGACTAA
- a CDS encoding RAD55 family ATPase yields MRVSSGVPGFDDIVAGGLPSNRLYVVSGPPGSGKTTFSSQFITEGARNGENCLYVTMHESKEELVHDMSNFDFGFEKVMRSDRVQFLNLVTEAGKRTITQFGTDGGLTNRLTAFIESNDIDRAVIDSTMLLQHFFADMSEEITGFLSSLKQTDTTILLISEMTDPTSYSDEHYLAHGVVFFHNYMEAGGMTRGVQTIKMRGTAIDCDIHKISFSDQGLRVHPDEKVKR; encoded by the coding sequence ATGCGAGTTTCGAGCGGCGTCCCGGGTTTCGACGATATCGTCGCGGGTGGGCTCCCGTCGAACCGGCTCTACGTCGTCAGCGGGCCGCCGGGCAGCGGAAAGACGACCTTCTCCTCGCAGTTCATCACGGAGGGCGCCCGAAACGGCGAGAACTGCCTCTACGTGACGATGCACGAGTCCAAAGAGGAACTCGTCCACGACATGAGCAACTTCGACTTCGGCTTCGAGAAGGTGATGCGGAGCGATCGCGTGCAGTTTCTCAACCTCGTCACGGAGGCGGGCAAGCGCACCATCACCCAGTTCGGGACCGACGGAGGGCTGACCAACCGGCTCACGGCGTTCATCGAGTCGAACGACATCGACCGGGCGGTCATCGACTCGACGATGTTGCTCCAGCACTTCTTCGCCGACATGTCCGAGGAGATCACGGGCTTTCTCTCGTCGCTGAAACAGACCGACACCACCATTCTGCTGATCTCCGAGATGACCGATCCCACCTCCTACTCCGACGAGCACTACCTCGCCCACGGGGTCGTGTTCTTCCACAACTACATGGAGGCCGGCGGGATGACGCGGGGCGTCCAGACGATCAAGATGCGCGGGACCGCCATCGACTGTGACATCCACAAGATCAGCTTCTCCGATCAGGGGTTGCGGGTCCATCCGGACGAGAAGGTCAAACGATGA